The Deinococcus metalli genome includes a region encoding these proteins:
- a CDS encoding universal stress protein, producing the protein MIQTLLVPLDDSPASQGALNGALAVAAQRHFTVVGQPISVLKTTEPAGVPADRGEQNDPLLHDFAVRCDAWQVNYQSCTKSDLTSGTLRSALQDSAIDAIWLPQFGSSPERPGRSTLPAALLHASPIMVWVSHPASVPPTHLTVAYDGDPHAQEALMVAASLALNWSLPLHLDLITPHGLPRPGTLDLAATHDRLAVLGRAPTTEQHCVGPAAPHLTRATGPDTLLILGTHWPPAWPWHTATVDSVLGAAGGSVLVCPAPALW; encoded by the coding sequence ATGATCCAGACCCTGCTCGTCCCCCTCGACGACAGCCCAGCGAGTCAGGGCGCCCTCAATGGCGCCCTGGCCGTGGCGGCCCAGCGACATTTCACGGTGGTGGGGCAGCCCATCTCCGTGCTGAAAACCACTGAACCCGCAGGAGTCCCGGCAGACCGGGGGGAACAGAACGACCCCCTCCTCCATGATTTCGCCGTTCGCTGCGATGCGTGGCAGGTCAACTACCAGTCCTGCACGAAATCCGACCTCACCTCCGGAACCCTGCGCTCCGCCCTGCAGGACTCAGCCATCGATGCCATCTGGCTACCACAGTTCGGTTCTTCACCTGAACGACCGGGACGGTCAACGCTGCCGGCAGCGCTGCTTCACGCGAGTCCCATCATGGTCTGGGTGAGCCACCCCGCCAGCGTGCCGCCCACCCACCTGACCGTGGCGTACGACGGCGATCCACATGCACAGGAAGCGCTGATGGTGGCCGCCAGTCTCGCCCTCAACTGGTCGCTGCCGCTGCACCTGGACCTGATCACGCCCCACGGGCTGCCACGGCCCGGCACCCTTGATCTGGCGGCCACCCACGACCGTCTCGCGGTGCTCGGCCGGGCCCCGACCACGGAGCAGCACTGTGTTGGCCCGGCGGCGCCACACCTGACCAGGGCAACCGGGCCGGACACGCTGCTGATCCTGGGCACCCACTGGCCACCGGCCTGGCCGTGGCACACCGCGACCGTCGACTCGGTGCTCGGCGCCGCTGGGGGGTCGGTGCTGGTCTGTCCCGCGCCCGCCCTGTGGTGA
- a CDS encoding HAMP domain-containing sensor histidine kinase: MSLRWRLTLYSALVSTVIVLLSALLIFISLRSSLNAGLDASLREGATVAATQLAGDAGSPIGGDAAGAHVQGQLPGFTALRVYSPSGGLVDQLGVARTRAPLQAGYVTVGVERTFTLRLPAGGWVQATRSEAELRTTLSRSVRFLTLGLLPLLLFGVVAGYLLADRALRPVDEVARLAASIAASGRYGERLPPVPGQDEMARLTSTVNAMLERLGSTIEREKAFALAAAHELRTPLTVLQGRADLSLERPRSPEQYVSSLRTVRESAAEMLGAIESLLALARSNGQTRLQPVDLAEVITQVVAAQWPAASARGQRIHLVPLSVVVLADAGALELAVSNLLRNALTYGRDGGEVWVETAHTGTGARVEVRDDGPGLLPADLERVVQPFQRGRDQQAVRGAGLGLALVSAVAEQHGAAFTLGTRPGGGLVACLTFPPVRAAMNIQAR, translated from the coding sequence GTGAGCCTGCGCTGGCGCCTGACGCTGTACTCCGCGCTGGTCAGCACGGTCATCGTGCTGCTGAGCGCCCTGCTGATCTTCATAAGCCTGCGGAGCAGCCTGAACGCGGGCCTGGACGCCTCACTGCGCGAGGGCGCGACTGTGGCCGCCACGCAGCTCGCTGGGGACGCGGGTTCACCCATCGGCGGTGACGCGGCCGGCGCGCATGTGCAGGGCCAGTTGCCCGGCTTCACGGCCCTGCGCGTGTACAGCCCGTCTGGCGGGCTGGTCGATCAGCTCGGCGTGGCCCGCACCCGCGCGCCCCTGCAGGCGGGGTACGTGACGGTCGGCGTGGAACGCACCTTCACGCTGCGGCTGCCGGCCGGCGGCTGGGTGCAGGCCACCCGCTCGGAGGCCGAGCTGCGCACCACCCTGAGCCGCAGCGTGCGCTTCCTGACGCTGGGGCTGCTGCCCCTGCTGCTGTTCGGGGTCGTGGCCGGGTACCTGCTCGCCGACCGGGCGCTGCGCCCCGTGGATGAGGTCGCGCGTCTCGCGGCGTCGATTGCCGCGTCCGGCCGTTACGGGGAACGCCTGCCCCCCGTGCCCGGGCAGGACGAGATGGCGCGGCTCACCTCCACTGTGAACGCGATGCTCGAGCGTTTGGGGAGCACCATCGAGCGTGAGAAGGCGTTCGCGCTGGCCGCCGCACACGAACTGCGCACGCCGCTGACGGTCCTCCAGGGTCGCGCGGATCTCAGCCTGGAACGACCCCGGTCGCCCGAGCAGTATGTCAGCAGCCTGCGCACCGTCCGGGAGAGCGCCGCCGAGATGCTGGGCGCCATTGAGAGCCTGCTGGCCCTCGCGCGCAGCAACGGACAGACCCGTCTGCAGCCCGTCGATCTTGCGGAGGTCATCACGCAGGTCGTGGCGGCCCAATGGCCTGCCGCCTCCGCCCGAGGTCAGCGCATCCACCTGGTGCCTCTCAGCGTGGTCGTGCTGGCCGATGCGGGCGCTCTCGAACTCGCTGTCAGCAACCTGCTGCGCAACGCCCTGACCTATGGCCGTGACGGGGGCGAGGTCTGGGTAGAAACGGCACACACTGGAACCGGTGCTCGGGTCGAGGTACGTGACGATGGCCCTGGCCTGCTGCCGGCTGACCTGGAACGGGTCGTGCAGCCCTTTCAGCGGGGCCGGGATCAGCAGGCGGTGCGCGGAGCCGGGCTGGGCCTCGCGCTGGTCAGTGCCGTTGCCGAGCAGCACGGTGCCGCCTTCACCCTTGGCACTCGACCGGGTGGCGGCCTGGTAGCGTGTCTGACATTTCCACCAGTTCGCGCGGCGATGAATATCCAGGCCAGGTGA
- a CDS encoding response regulator transcription factor has product MCCLVRRFAIRLLLVEDDPRVAALVTEGLGEDGLTVDHAPDAVTAEGLCALRDFDLLIVDVMLPEGSEAGFTLARTLRARRDRTPILFLTARGDLDSRVTGLDTGGDDYLTKPFEFRELRARIRALVRRSVGEASNTLPLPLGYRLDLAGHQVLRDGQPVALTPREYALVECLALSPGRAYARDSLIERVWPEDSAVDTKVVDVFVSTVRRKLGDSVIETVRGLGYRLGPLPQDVRA; this is encoded by the coding sequence GTGTGCTGCCTTGTCCGGAGGTTCGCCATTCGGCTCCTGCTCGTCGAGGATGATCCGCGCGTCGCGGCCCTGGTCACCGAGGGGCTGGGCGAGGACGGCCTGACGGTGGATCACGCGCCGGACGCCGTGACCGCCGAGGGCCTGTGCGCGCTGCGGGACTTCGACCTGCTGATTGTGGACGTCATGCTGCCTGAGGGATCCGAAGCCGGTTTCACCCTGGCGCGCACGCTGCGTGCCCGGCGCGACCGGACGCCCATCCTGTTCCTGACCGCGCGGGGCGACCTCGACTCCCGCGTGACGGGTCTCGACACCGGCGGGGACGATTACCTGACCAAACCCTTCGAGTTCCGGGAACTGCGGGCCCGCATCCGCGCGCTGGTGCGGCGATCCGTGGGCGAGGCGAGCAACACCCTGCCGCTGCCGCTGGGCTACCGGCTCGACCTCGCCGGGCATCAGGTGCTGCGCGATGGTCAGCCGGTGGCCCTGACGCCGCGTGAGTACGCGCTGGTGGAGTGCCTGGCCCTCAGTCCCGGCCGGGCGTATGCGCGGGACAGCCTGATCGAGCGGGTGTGGCCGGAGGACAGCGCGGTGGACACCAAGGTGGTGGACGTGTTCGTGTCCACGGTCAGGCGCAAGCTGGGCGACAGTGTGATCGAAACGGTGCGTGGCCTGGGCTACCGGCTGGGGCCGTTGCCGCAGGACGTCCGGGCGTGA